One Pseudoalteromonas ulvae UL12 genomic window, CACAATTACGTACACTTAATATTGAGCTCTTACTCCTACTTAAAGGTATTGGGGTTTAAGTGTATTTGCATTGAGAGAAATACGTTAAAACCCCGCATTAGCCGGGGTTTTTTTATGCCTAATGAAGGTTAGATAGGATTGAGTTATGAGCGATAAAGTATGGATTTTTGACACCACTTTAAGAGATGGTGAGCAAGCGTTAAAAGCAAGTTTAACAGAAGATGATAAATTACAACTCGCTCATACTATCAGCAGGCTGAATGTTGATGTAATGGAAGTGGGTTTCCCAGTTTCAAGTCCTGCTGACTTTCGATCTGTCCAGCGCATTGCCACCGAAGTAAAAGGCCCGATTATTTGTGGTCTGGCTCGCTCGGTCGCAAAAGATATCGAAGCTTGCGGTGAGGCTTTACGTCCTGCAGAGCAAAGTCGCATTCATACTTTTATTGCAACCAGTCCTTTGCATCTTGAGCACAAGCTGCGCATGAGTTTAGATCAAGCCACGGAAATGGCGATCAAGTCGATTAAATTGGCGAGAAACTATACCGATGATGTTGAGTTTTCGTGTGAAGATGCCGGGCGTACACCTCATGGTGATTTATGTCGCATTGTAGAACAAGCCATTAAAGCGGGCGCATCAACTATCAATCTGCCAGACACTGTCGGTTATGTGACGCCAGATGAATATGCGGCGATGATCCATCACTTAATGAACAATGTGCCAAATATTGATCAAGCGCGCCTCAGTGTCCATTGCCACAATGATTTAGGATTAGCGGTAGCAAACTCAATTGCAGCGGTACAAGCTGGTGCTCGTCAAATCGAATGCACCGTAAATGGGATTGGTGAGCGAGCGGGTAATTGCTCGATGGAAGAAGTGGCGATGATATTAAAAATGCGTCACGACCATTTAAATTTATATACAGGTATTAATTCAGAGGAAATTTATCGCGCCTCACGTCAAGTCAGTCAAATTTGTAATATGCCAGTACAACCCAATAAGGCCATTGTGGGTGAAAACGCATTTGCGCATAGCTCAGGTATTCATCAGGATGGTGTGCTTAAAGCGCAAAACACTTATGAAATTATGTCACCTGAAACCGTCGGTGTACCGAGCAACCAACTTAATATGACTTCACGTTCTGGTCGCCACGTTATTCAACACCGTTTGAGTGAGTTGGGTTATCAAGCGGGTGATTACGATATCGAAAGTTTGTATGAAAGCTTCTTAGCCTTAGCTGATCAAAAAGGCACTGTCTATGACTATGACTTAGAGGCGATGATTCATTTCAATAAAATCACCGATAAAGACGATCACTACCAACTCGATTTTGTGAACTCAACCTCAAACTCTCAATCAGTCGCCAGTAGTACCGTAGGGTTAACCATAGGCGGTGAGCAAATTTCTGAAGCGGCGACAGGAAATGGGCCCGTTGAAGCGTCTTACAAAGCTATCAAACGGATCACTGCAATGGATATCGAAGTGATTGAATATAACTTAGATGCAACTGGCGCGGGTGAAAGCTCTCTGGGTCAAGTTGATGTGATTGCAAAATTCGATGGCAAACTCTATCACGGTGCAGGTTTGGCCGCAGATATTGTCGAGGCCTCAGTACGTGCCATGGTGCGTGTATGTAACTTAATTTATCGTGCACAGCAAGTGTCGGATATCAAACAACAAAGGAAAGCAGGATGAGTAAATCAAATTATAATATTGCCGTTTTAGCCGGTGATGGGATTGGCCCTGAAGTGATGGCAGCGGCTAATCAAGTCCTCGATGCAGTTTGTGACAAATTTGGTTTTTCCTTAAATCGTACAGCACATGCGATTGGTGGCGCAGCGATTGATCAGTGTGGTCAAGCATTACCCCCAGCAACTCTGCAGGCATGTGAACAGGCCGATGCGATTTTATTTGGCTCTGTCGGTGGTCCAAAATGGGAAAACCTCCCGCCTGCCGAGCAGCCTGAGCGCGCCTCTCTTTTACCTTTGCGTAAACACTTTGGTTTATTTTGTAATTTAAGGCCAGCGCAATTACTTCCTGCATTGAGTGCGGCATCGCCACTTCGAGCTGATATTAGCGAGCAAGGCTTTGATATTTTATGTGTTCGAGAGCTAACTGGAGGCATCTATTTTGGTGAAAAAGGCCGCAGTGGTGAAGGTGAGGCTGAATCTGCGTTTGATACTCAAACTTATTCGCGCAAAGAAATTGCACGCATCGCACATTTTGCATTTAAAGCAGCCCGATTGCGCGGTAACAAAGTGACCTCAGTGGATAAAGCGAATGTCTTAGCATCAAGTGTGCTGTGGCGAGAGGTCGTCACTGAAATTGCACCTCAATACCCCGATGTAGCTTTGGATTATATTTATGTCGATAACGCGGCAATGCAACTTGTTAAAAATCCGGCGCAATTTGACGTGTTGCTGTGTGATAACTTATTTGGAGATATTTTATCTGATGAATGCGCGATGATTACGGGTTCAATGGGGTTGTTGCCATCCGCAAGTTTGAATGAATCTGGTTTTGGCTTATATGAGCCCGCTGGTGGTTCAGCGCCAGATATCGCAGGAAAAGGCATTGCTAATCCGATTGCACAAATACTGAGTGCGGCATTAATGCTTCGGTATTCACTTAATCAAGAAGAAGCAGCCCGCACAATTGAAAAAGCAGTCGCAGAAGCTGTTGCAGCAGGCGTGGGCACTCCCGATATTTATCCACAATCGGGTTACACCACATCAGATGTCGCCGCTGCAATTGTGGCTCGTATTTAATTTAATTTAGTTGCACTCACCGTCACCGAGTGCCGCATCAAAGAGGTAAGCATTGTGGCTCACACCTTATATGACAAAATTTGGCAAGCGCATAAAATAACAGCAATTAATGAACAGACTGATTTGCTGTATGTTGATCGCCATTTAGTACACGAAGTAACATCACCGCAAGCGTTTGCGGGCTTAAGAGAAAAAAAACGCGCCGTTCGACGCCCTGATAAAACTTTTGCGACGATGGATCATAATATATCAACCAAAGAGCGCTCATTAGCTGCTGCGAGTAAAGTTGCGCAAAATCAGCTCAATGCTTTAACAGAAAACTGTAAAGAGTTTGGTGTACCTTTGTACGACTTAAATTCTATTAACCAAGGGATTGTGCATGTAATGGGCCCAGAGCAAGGGATCACTTTACCTGGCACAACCATAGTGTGTGGAGACAGTCACACTTCTACTCACGGTGCATTTGGTGCGTTAGCTCATGGTATTGGCACCTCGGAAGTGGAGCATGTTTTAGCCACTCAAACACTGCAGCAGAAAAAAGCCCGCTCCTTAAAGATTCAGATAAACGGTTCCTTAAAACCCACAGTCACAGCTAAAGATTTAATCATGGCTGTTATTGGTCGTTTAGGGACTGCTGGTGGTAATGGCTACGTTGCTGAGTTTTGCGGTCAAGCCATTCGTGAATTGTCGATGGAAGCGCGCATGACTTTATGCAATATGAGTATTGAAATGGGTGCCAAAGCAGGGTTAATTGCACCGGATCAAATTACCTATGATTATTTAGAAGGTCGTCCGTTTGCACCAAAAGGTGCAGATTGGCACGAAGCGGTTACTTATTGGCAAACGCTAAAATCAGACGATGATGCTGTGTTTGATCACGTCGTTGAGTTTGAAGCAAGCGATATCCAGCCACAAATCACATGGGGTACGAGTCCTGAGCAAGTGATAGGGGTTGATGGTACCATTCCTGATCCGACTTTAGAGCCTGACCTTATTAAAGCAGATGCGATTCGTCGCGCTTTAGCCTACATGGATTTAACGCCGGGGCAAAAAATATCAGATGTGAAAGTGGATACGGTATTTATTGGTTCGTGTACCAATAGCCGCATTGAGGACTTACGTGCTGCAGCCGCGATTGTACAAGGTAAGCAAGTGGTCAATGGCATTGAAGCCTTGATTGTACCGGGTTCTGGTTTAGTTAAAAAACAAGCCGAAGATGAAGGCCTAGCCGAGATCTTCAAAGCAGCAGGTTTTGAATGGCGAGAGCCTGGTTGTTCGATGTGTTTGGCAATGAACGACGATAGATTAGAAGCTGGTAAACGCTGTGCATCCACATCAAACCGTAACTTTGAA contains:
- the leuA gene encoding 2-isopropylmalate synthase; translated protein: MSDKVWIFDTTLRDGEQALKASLTEDDKLQLAHTISRLNVDVMEVGFPVSSPADFRSVQRIATEVKGPIICGLARSVAKDIEACGEALRPAEQSRIHTFIATSPLHLEHKLRMSLDQATEMAIKSIKLARNYTDDVEFSCEDAGRTPHGDLCRIVEQAIKAGASTINLPDTVGYVTPDEYAAMIHHLMNNVPNIDQARLSVHCHNDLGLAVANSIAAVQAGARQIECTVNGIGERAGNCSMEEVAMILKMRHDHLNLYTGINSEEIYRASRQVSQICNMPVQPNKAIVGENAFAHSSGIHQDGVLKAQNTYEIMSPETVGVPSNQLNMTSRSGRHVIQHRLSELGYQAGDYDIESLYESFLALADQKGTVYDYDLEAMIHFNKITDKDDHYQLDFVNSTSNSQSVASSTVGLTIGGEQISEAATGNGPVEASYKAIKRITAMDIEVIEYNLDATGAGESSLGQVDVIAKFDGKLYHGAGLAADIVEASVRAMVRVCNLIYRAQQVSDIKQQRKAG
- the leuB gene encoding 3-isopropylmalate dehydrogenase; its protein translation is MSKSNYNIAVLAGDGIGPEVMAAANQVLDAVCDKFGFSLNRTAHAIGGAAIDQCGQALPPATLQACEQADAILFGSVGGPKWENLPPAEQPERASLLPLRKHFGLFCNLRPAQLLPALSAASPLRADISEQGFDILCVRELTGGIYFGEKGRSGEGEAESAFDTQTYSRKEIARIAHFAFKAARLRGNKVTSVDKANVLASSVLWREVVTEIAPQYPDVALDYIYVDNAAMQLVKNPAQFDVLLCDNLFGDILSDECAMITGSMGLLPSASLNESGFGLYEPAGGSAPDIAGKGIANPIAQILSAALMLRYSLNQEEAARTIEKAVAEAVAAGVGTPDIYPQSGYTTSDVAAAIVARI
- the leuC gene encoding 3-isopropylmalate dehydratase large subunit translates to MAHTLYDKIWQAHKITAINEQTDLLYVDRHLVHEVTSPQAFAGLREKKRAVRRPDKTFATMDHNISTKERSLAAASKVAQNQLNALTENCKEFGVPLYDLNSINQGIVHVMGPEQGITLPGTTIVCGDSHTSTHGAFGALAHGIGTSEVEHVLATQTLQQKKARSLKIQINGSLKPTVTAKDLIMAVIGRLGTAGGNGYVAEFCGQAIRELSMEARMTLCNMSIEMGAKAGLIAPDQITYDYLEGRPFAPKGADWHEAVTYWQTLKSDDDAVFDHVVEFEASDIQPQITWGTSPEQVIGVDGTIPDPTLEPDLIKADAIRRALAYMDLTPGQKISDVKVDTVFIGSCTNSRIEDLRAAAAIVQGKQVVNGIEALIVPGSGLVKKQAEDEGLAEIFKAAGFEWREPGCSMCLAMNDDRLEAGKRCASTSNRNFEGRQGRGGRTHLVSPAMAAAAAVYGHFVDIRGEA